The following are from one region of the Sulfurimicrobium lacus genome:
- a CDS encoding sodium:calcium antiporter: MVFAQLLLMLVVILIAAEVFTNALEHLGEKLKISEGVTGSLFAAIGTALPETMVPLLAIFAGTTSASVNEEIGVGAILGAPLMLSTLSLCLMSASVLKKRGLRGHLTPEHTGLTRDLNFFLAAFSLSAVALFVPHDTPLFRAMLAIGMVLIYFVYIMLTLRASAHLVKEGHGTEAEGKMMLCKLGLPENMLIIVLQLALGLGLLVGGAKGFIDGVDEAAKLLGISALLLSLLIIPIATELPEKVNSILWIRRRKDTLAFGNITGAMVFQGTLLPAIGIMLTPWAPQREVLAGIVITLLAAGWLRWISSRGQLKVWHLALNGALYVSYLAIALA, translated from the coding sequence ATGGTTTTCGCCCAACTGCTGCTGATGCTCGTCGTCATCCTGATCGCCGCGGAGGTGTTCACCAACGCCCTCGAACACCTGGGCGAAAAGCTGAAAATCTCGGAAGGCGTGACCGGGTCGCTGTTCGCCGCCATCGGCACCGCCCTGCCGGAGACCATGGTGCCCTTGCTGGCCATTTTCGCCGGCACCACCAGTGCGAGCGTCAACGAGGAAATCGGCGTTGGCGCCATCCTCGGCGCACCGCTGATGCTTTCCACCCTGTCGCTGTGCCTGATGTCCGCATCGGTGTTGAAGAAACGCGGCCTGCGGGGCCATCTCACGCCGGAGCACACCGGCCTGACGCGCGACCTCAACTTTTTCCTCGCCGCCTTCTCGCTTTCCGCCGTGGCCCTTTTCGTGCCGCACGACACGCCGCTGTTCCGCGCCATGCTGGCGATCGGCATGGTACTGATTTATTTCGTCTACATCATGCTCACCCTGCGCGCCTCGGCCCACCTGGTGAAGGAAGGGCACGGCACCGAGGCGGAAGGCAAGATGATGCTGTGCAAGCTGGGCCTGCCGGAAAACATGCTCATCATCGTGCTGCAGCTAGCGCTGGGCCTGGGCCTGCTGGTCGGTGGCGCGAAGGGCTTCATCGACGGCGTGGACGAGGCAGCGAAGCTGCTCGGCATTTCTGCGCTGCTGCTGTCGCTGCTGATCATCCCCATCGCCACCGAGCTGCCGGAAAAGGTCAACAGCATCTTGTGGATCCGCCGCCGCAAGGACACGCTGGCTTTCGGCAACATCACCGGCGCCATGGTATTCCAGGGCACGCTGCTGCCGGCCATCGGCATCATGCTCACGCCGTGGGCGCCGCAGCGCGAAGTGCTGGCCGGCATCGTGATCACCCTGCTGGCAGCCGGCTGGCTGCGCTGGATATCCTCACGCGGGCAATTGAAGGTGTGGCACCTGGCGCTCAACGGCGCGCTGTATGTAAGCTACCTCGCCATCGCGCTCGCCTGA